A stretch of Brassica rapa cultivar Chiifu-401-42 chromosome A08, CAAS_Brap_v3.01, whole genome shotgun sequence DNA encodes these proteins:
- the LOC103832607 gene encoding inactive protein kinase SELMODRAFT_444075 isoform X3, producing the protein MIRGKHEKRPSSNGTEKVLVAVKASREISKTALVWALTHIVHPGDCITLVVVVTSHNAGTTFSSLVLSHGDVLTYVLIHCLVCLGRKLWTLPKFAGDCASVHRKPHSDAIPEIKSDLTDTCSQMILQLHDVYDPNKVTNLAHNQNIKKTVNLMFFFWKVNVRIKIVSGSPCGAVASEAKESQATWVVLDKHLKQEMKRCIDELQCNIVAIKRSQAKVLRLNLVGSPTTKDAVKENKSRSLGSVGAVVTTPLSSPEVGTPFTGTEAGTSSVASSDLGTSSPIFTAEVKKDDTNAAQETKISRRSDSETSGNIRGAVSLSRNAPPVPPPLCSICQHKAPVFGKPPRFFSYKELELATKGFSQSNFLAEGGFGSVHRGVLPEGQIVAVKQHKLASTQGDVEFCSEVEVLSCAQHRNVVMLIGFCIEQSRRLLVYEYICNGSLDAHLYGRHKDTLEWPARQKIAVGAARGLRYLHEECRVGCIVHRDLRPNNILITHDYEPLVGDFGLARWQPDGELGVDTRIIGTFGYLAPEYTQSGQITEKADVYSFGVVLIELITGRKAMDISRPKGQQCLTEWARSRLEEYAVEELVDPKLEKRYSETEIICMIHTASLCIRRDPHVRPRMSQVLRLLEGDMSVNERFSGRLSTERSQRSVR; encoded by the exons ATGATCAGAGGAAAACATGAGAAGAGACCAAGTTCTAATGGGACTGAGAAGGTTCTTGTTGCTGTTAAAGCATCTAGGGAGATTTCAAAGACAGCATTGGTTTGGGCTTTGACACATATTGTTCATCCTGGAGACTGCATaactcttgttgttgttgtcactTCTCACAATGCTGGTACTACTTTCTCTTCTTTGGTACTAAGTCATGGAGATGTACTGACCTATGTTTTAATCCATTGTCTTGTTTGTTTAGGTCGAAAGCTTTGGACTCTCCCTAAGTTTGCTGGAGACTGTGCAAGTGTTCATAGGAAACCACATTCTGATGCAATCCCTGAGATAAAAAGTGACCTCACTGATACTTGTTCTCAAATGATTCTCCAGCTTCATGATGTCTATGACCCAAACAAGGTTACTAACTTAGCCCATaaccaaaacattaaaaaaacagttaatctcatgttttttttttggaaggtTAATGTTAGGATCAAAATTGTTTCTGGATCACCATGTGGAGCTGTTGCATCTGAGGCCAAGGAATCACAAGCAACTTGGGTAGTTCTGGATAA GCACCTTAAGCAAGAAATGAAGCGGTGCATTGATGAGCTACAATGTAACATTGTGGCCATAAAGCGTTCTCAAGCAAAAGTTCTGCGGTTGAACTTGGTCGGTTCACCAACAACAAAAGATGCAGTGAAAGAGAACAAAAGCAGGTCGTTAGGTTCTGTTGGAGCAGTAGTTACAACTCCTTTGAGCAGTCCTGAGGTGGGCACACCATTCACAGGTACAGAAGCTGGGACATCATCAGTGGCTAGCTCTGATCTTGGAACATCATCGCCTATTTTCACAGCGGAAGTGAAAAAGGATGATACTAATGCTGCTCAAGAAACCAAGATTTCAAGGCGGAGTGATTCTGAGACTAGTGGAAACATAAGAGGAGCAGTTTCACTATCACGAAATGCTCCTCCGGTTCCACCTCCTCTCTGCTCTATATGTCAGCACAAAGCACCTGTATTTGGAAAACCACCGAGGTTTTTCTCTTACAAAGAGTTAGAGCTTGCAACAAAAGGGTTTTCACAATCTAACTTCTTGGCAGAAGGAGGGTTTGGATCTGTTCATAGAGGTGTGTTACCTGAAGGACAGATTGTAGCGGTAAAGCAACACAAACTAGCTAGTACTCAAGGAGATGTAGAGTTCTGCTCTGAAGTAGAGGTTTTGAGCTGTGCTCAGCATAGAAACGTGGTTATGCTAATTGGTTTCTGCATTGAACAAAGCAGAAGACTCTTGGTCTATGAGTACATATGCAATGGTTCATTAGACGCTCATCTATACG GTCGCCATAAGGATACTTTGGAGTGGCCTGCAAGGCAGAAAATAGCGGTTGGAGCGGCTCGAGGTCTTAGATATCTTCATGAAGAGTGTAGAGTGGGCTGCATTGTTCACAGAGACTTAAGGCCTAACAATATACTAATCACTCATGACTACGAACCACTG GTTGGAGATTTTGGTTTAGCGCGGTGGCAGCCTGATGGAGAGCTCGGTGTAGACACACGCATAATAGGAACTTTCGG CTACTTAGCTCCAGAGTATACTCAAAGTGGTCAGATCACAGAGAAAGCTGATGTTTACTCATTTGGGGTTGTACTTATCGAGCTAATCACGGGTCGTAAAGCCATGGATATCTCCAGACCAAAAGGACAACAATGTTTAACTGAATGG GCTAGGTCTAGATTAGAAGAGTATGCGGTTGAAGAGCTGGTTGATCCGAAGCTGGAGAAGAGATATTCAGAGACAGAAATTATCTGTATGATTCATACAGCTTCATTGTGTATACGCAGAGATCCGCATGTGCGTCCTCGTATGTCTCAG GTGTTGCGTTTACTGGAAGGAGACATGTCAGTGAATGAGAGGTTTAGTGGAAGATTATCGACTGAGAGAAGTCAGAGATCAGTGAGATAG